The proteins below come from a single Mangifera indica cultivar Alphonso chromosome 16, CATAS_Mindica_2.1, whole genome shotgun sequence genomic window:
- the LOC123199288 gene encoding protein PSK SIMULATOR 1-like yields MGGLCSKNNRLPDLKVHGQVQVSVNPYKSSSPLEEPVLQRMEKPESELNPDDFYDGIPRFTLKSRSVRSTQAAVAKVSEVSSRLGRASTVGLGKAMDVLDTLGSSMTNLNPSSGFLSGVGTKSNELKIVAFEVANTIVKGSNLMQSLSKSSIRELKEVVLLSKGVQNLVSKDMDELLNIVAADKREELKIFTGEVVRFGNRTKDPQWHNLNRYFQKISQEPIQQSQVQKEAELVMEQLMTLVQNTAELYHELQVLDRFEQDYQRKRQEEDNSGDNFAIWGAELKSQRKLVKSLKKKSLWSKSLEEVMEKLVDIVHFLLLEMHDAFGSSDADHIPFKGSMSNHQRLGPAGLALHYANLVMQIDTLVARSSSMPPNTRDALYQSLPPTIKSGLRFKVQSLSFKDELTVTEIKDEMEKTLQWLVPTATNTAKAHHGFGWVGEWANTGSDGNRKSAAGTTDVIRIETLHHADKEKTEAYILDLVLWLHHLVNQVKMGAAGGGIKPPITYSVSTYLQNTNRQTKDEPASSLLLTPQDREILENVYKRRRMQRISKSHDFDRIKLTKYDRLSKSTGHSLQSGNKEKMTIKRHLSHLPIISFGKEKEKVLDVIDRVDELR; encoded by the exons ATGGGAGGTCTTTGTTCTAAGAATAATAGACTTCCGGACCTAAAGGTTCATGGTCAGGTTCAGGTTAGTGTTAATCCTTACAAATCAAGTTCGCCACTGGAAGAACCTGTTTTGCAGAGGATGGAGAAGCCTGAATCGGAGCTCAATCCTGATGATTTTTATGACGGAATTCCGCGGTTTACTCTGAAATCTAGATCGGTCAGGTCCACTCAGGCAGCTGTCGCTAAG GTTTCAGAGGTGAGTTCACGTTTAGGAAGAGCTAGTACTGTTGGACTAGGAAAGGCAATGGATGTCCTAGATACGCTTGGGAGCAGCATGACCAATTTGAACCCTAGCAGTGGATTTCTTTCTGGAGTGGGAACCAAAAGCAATGAACTTAAGATAGTAGCTTTTGAGGTTGCAAATACAATTGTTAAAGGATCCAATCTTATGCAGTCCCTTTCAAAAAGCAGTATAAGGGAGTTGAAAGAAGTTGTGCTTCTTTCAAAAGGTGTACAGAATCTAGTATCAAAAGATATGGATGAACTCTTGAACATTGTTGCTGCTGACAAGAG GgaagagttgaaaatttttactgGAGAAGTGGTTCGTTTTGGAAATCGTACTAAAGATCCCCAGTGGCACAACTTGAACCGTTATTTTCAGAA AATTAGCCAAGAGCCAATCCAGCAATCCCAAGTACAGAAAGAAGCAGAGTTGGTGATGGAGCAATTGATGACTTTGGTTCAAAATACAGCT GAACTGTACCATGAATTACAAGTTCTGGATAGATTTGAACAAGACTATCAGCGTAAACGTCAGGAGGAGGATAATTCAG GTGACAACTTTGCAATATGGGGGGCAGAATTAAAGAGCCAAAGAAAGCTGGTGAAAAGTTTAAAGAAAAAGTCTCTTTGGTCCAAAAGTCTGGAAGAG GTGATGGAGAAGCTTGTAGATATCGTCCATTTCTTACTTCTTGAGATGCACGATGCCTTTGGCAGTTCTG ATGCTGATCATATTCCATTCAAAGGATCTATGAGCAATCATCAAAGACTGGGACCTGCGGGCCTTGCCTTGCATTATGCAAATCTCGTCATGCAAATTGATACTCTT GTTGCCCGCTCAAGCTCTATGCCACCAAATACAAGAGATGCTTTATACCAGAGCTTGCCACCAACTATAAAATCAGGTCTACGCTTCAAAGTACAATCTTTATCATTCAAAGATGAG CTCACTGTTACAGAAATCAAAGATGAGATGGAGAAGACTCTGCAGTGGCTTGTTCCAACTGCCACTAACACAGCCAA AGCCCATCATGGATTTGGCTGGGTTGGTGAATGGGCTAATACCGG ATCTGATGGCAACCGGAAGTCTGCTGCAGGGACTACTGATGTTATTCGCATTGAGACACTCCACCATGCTGACAAGGAGAAAACAGAAGCCTATATTCTTGATTTAGTATTGTGGCTTCACCATTTAGTCAACCAGGTCAAGATGGGGGCAGCTGGTGGTGGCATAAAACCACCGATCACTTATTCAGTTTCGACATACCTGCAAAATACAAATAGGCAGACCAAAGATGAGCCTGCCAGTTCCCTGTTACTGACCCCCCAAGACCGGGAGATCTTAGAGAATGTATATAAAAGACGAAGAATGCAGAGAATAAGTAAAAGCCATGACTTTGACCGGATAAAGTTGACAAAATATGATAGGCTGAGCAAGAGCACAGGCCACTCCCTGCAAAGTGgaaataaggaaaaaatgaCCATTAAGAGGCATCTTTCTCATCTGCCCATAATTTCATTTGGTAAAGAGAAGGAAAAAGTGCTGGACGTTATTGACAGAGTTGATGAGCTTAGATGA
- the LOC123199614 gene encoding uncharacterized protein LOC123199614, with product MLEVQFDQQASTSNSREMGKLPSQPQNLREHCKAIVTMSGKQLGGPISKVENELDEQKDVEKSSKEDTLEKKVEGNIQEAPEKQVLSKTYSTPLPFPQRFQKAKLDQQFGKFLDVFKQIHLNVSFMEAITQMSAYAKFLKDILSNKRKLEEFETVALSKECSAILQNKLPPKLKDPESFSIPCVVGKESFEKALCDLGASVSLMPLSICRRLERGELKLTTVTLQLVDRSIKYPIGIMENMPIKVEKFYIPVDFVFLEMKEDIQVPLILGRPFLATTRAIIDIKNGKLTFEIGDEKVEFNVFRMSKQPNIVNSCCRVDIIDDCVKEVFIKKYPEDPFESCIIHRASVKDENMEITAYAQLMEANPKVAPILNFKYEELKTGNHSLSSLKAEDAPKVDLKPLPANLRYAFLGPNSTYPVIINAKLNDGQEDKFLWELRAYRKTIGYNIHDIKGISLTICMHRIHMLDDFKPTIEHQRKLNPIMKEVVRNEVIKLLDARIIYPISDSSWVSPVYVVPKKGGMTIVKNENNDLIPTRTVTGWRMCIDYRKLNRATRKDHFPLPFINQVLERLANYSYFCYLDGYSRFFQIPIHPED from the coding sequence ATGCTTGAAGTACAATTTGACCAACAAGCAAGTACTTCCAATTCTAGGGAAATGGGAAAGCTACCGAGCCAACCTCAAAATCTAAGGGAGCATTGTAAGGCAATTGTCACCATGAGTGGTAAACAATTAGGTGGACCTATAAGCAAGGTTGAAAATGAGCTTGATGAGCAAAAGGACGTTGAAAAGTCTAGTAAAGAAGATACATTGGAGAAAAAGGTTGAGGGAAATATCCAAGAAGCCCCTGAAAAGCAAGTTCTATCCAAAACATATTCAACACCTTTGCCTTTTCCTCAAAGGTTCCAAAAGGCAAAACTTGATCAACAGTTTGGAAAGTTTTTAGATGTTTTCAAGCAGATACATCTCAATGTTTCTTTTATGGAGGCTATAACTCAAATGTCGGCGTATGCCAAGTTTCTCAAAGATATCCTctcaaataaaaggaaacttgaagaatttgaaacgGTGGCTCTCTCAAAGGAATGCAGTGccattttacaaaataagtTGCCACCAAAGCTTAAGGATCCAGAGAGTTTTTCTATTCCTTGTGTAGTTGGTAAAGAATCCTTTGAAAAAGCTTTATGTGATCTTGGTGCAAGTGTAAGTCTAATGCCTTTATCTATTTGCAGGAGATTGGAGCGTGGAGAATTAAAACTTACAACAGTGACCCTACAATTAGTGGATAGATCTATAAAGTATCCTATAGGGATAATGGAAAATATGCcaattaaagttgaaaaattttatatccctGTAGACTTTGTGTTTTTGGAAATGAAAGAGGATATTCAAGTTCCTCTTATTCTGGGAAGACCATTCTTAGCCACAACAAGAGCAATCATTGAcattaaaaatggaaaactcaCTTTTGAGATTGGAGATGAGAAAGTAGAGTTTAATGTTTTTCGAATGTCAAAGCAACCTAATATTGTGAATTCTTGTTGTAGGGTTGACATTATTGATGATTGCGTGAAAGAAGTCTTTATCAAGAAATACCCTGAAGATCCATTCGAGTCGTGCATTATTCACAGAGCTTCagtcaaagatgaaaatatggAAATTACAGCCTATGCTCAGCTTATGGAAGCAAATCCTAAGGTTGCTcccattttgaatttcaagtatgAAGAACTCAAGACAGGTAAccattctctttcttctcttaaaGCGGAAGATGCACCTAAGGTAGATCTTAAACCACTTCCTGCTAATTTGAGGTATGCTTTTCTTGGCCCTAATTCTACTTATCCTGTGATTATAAATGCTAAATTAAATGATGGACAAGAAGATAAGTTTCTTTGGGAACTTAGAGCGTATAGAAAAACCATTGGTTATAACATTCATGATATCAAAGGAATAAGCCTTACCATTTGCATGCATCGCATCCATATGCTTGATGATTTCAAACCTACCATTGaacatcaaagaaaattaaatcctaTCATGAAAGAGGTAGTGAGAAATGAAGTCATTAAATTATTGGATGCAAGGATTATCTATCCCATTTCTGATAGCTCATGGGTAAGTCCAGTATATGTGGTACCAAAGAAAGGGGGTATGACTATTGTCAAGAATGAGAATAATGATTTAATACCAACTAGGACAGTCACAGGGTGGAGgatgtgtattgattatagaAAGCTTAATAGAGCCACCCGTAAGGATCACTTTCCCCTTCCTTTCATTAATCAAGTTTTGGAGAGACTAGCAAACTATTCTTATTTTTGCTATCTAGATGGGTATTCGAGATTCTTTCAAATCCCCATTCACCCAGAAGACTAG